A window of Drosophila subobscura isolate 14011-0131.10 chromosome E, UCBerk_Dsub_1.0, whole genome shotgun sequence contains these coding sequences:
- the LOC117891193 gene encoding protein seele produces MLSKTLPLLLCCLVVVAQGYSFTSKEVKCHVCKATVLELEEAIAKEDANKKVDVSGFRLDAQGNSASKRVRLIKSEMFLTELMEKICEKMDDYLKATYKSNGKFTLLKMIVNGQMNPESSLVDFVQDGDLNKSLGHFCNEVLEDNDEIFLKAFQAEELGNDLDIKICSEQAKYCDEAPVQDEYDFAEKEEL; encoded by the exons ATGCTGAGCAAGACCCTACCTCTACTATTGTGCTGCCTCGTGGTGGTGGCCCAAGGTTACAGTTTCACGTCCAAGGAAGTCAAGTGCCACG TTTGCAAGGCCACAGTGTTAGAGCTGGAAGAAGCCATTGCCAAGGAGGATGCCAATAAGAAGGTCGATGTGAGTGGTTTCCGTCTGGATGCGCAGGGAAATTCGGCGAGCAAGCGTGTACGCCTGATCAAGTCTGAGATGTTCCTCACTGAGCTCATGGAGAAGATCT GTGAAAAAATGGATGATTACCTGAAGGCCACCTACAAGAGCAACGGCAAGTTCACACTGCTGAAGATGATAGTCAATGGCCAGATGAATCCGGAGTCATCATTGGTCGATTTCGTGCAAGACGGTGATCTCAACAAAAGCCTGGGCCACTTTTGCAACGAGGTGCTGGAGGACAATGACGAGATCTTTCTGAAAGCATTCCAGGCCGAGGAGCTGGGTAATGATTTGGACATCAAAATCTGCTCAGAGCAGGCCAAATACTGTGACGAGGCGCCCGTACAGGATGAATACGACTTTGCCGAAAAGGAGGAGCTCTAA
- the LOC117891190 gene encoding leucine-rich repeat extensin-like protein 3 isoform X2 — MNFSSLLLLALVAVVADSHSIAQPPADPQEPCSTTTLKPPCTPTPEPPCTTTTTTTPPPCTPTPPPPCTPTPEPPCTTTTTTPPPCTPTPPPPPPPPPPCTPTPEPPCTTTTTTTPPPCTPTPPPPPPCTPTPPPPCTPTPEPPCTTTTTTTPPPCTPTPPPPCTPTPEPPCTTTTTTPPPCTRTTPPPCTPTPPPCTTTTTTPQPCTRTPPPPPCTTTPPCTTTTTTCSTTTTTPCETAATTPASLIEKLIPKPLLDLFSGSTSVSSVTTTGDAECSGRADGSYLQDEKHCRRYYECRSGHRVLHKCRAGQWFDLEEGKCRRRSLVLNCPAKRN, encoded by the exons atgaattttt CAAGCCTCCTTCTGCTGGCCCTTGTGGCAGTAGTCGCAGACTCGCACAGCATTGCTCAGCCGCCTGCAGACCCTCAGGAGCCgtgcagcaccaccaccctCAAGCCACCGTGTACACCAACACCAGAGCCACCATgtaccacaacaacaacaacgact ccaccacctTGTACCCCAACACCTCCGCCACCGTGTACACCAACCCCAGAGCCACCATgtaccacaacaacaacgactcCACCTCCGTGTACTCCaacacctccaccaccacctccaccaccacctccttGTACACCAACACCTGAGCCACCATgtaccacaacaacaacaacgactcCACCTCCGTGTACTCCaacacctccaccaccaccaccatgtACCCCAACACCTCCGCCACCGTGCACACCAACACCTGAGCCACCATgtaccacaacaacaacaacgact ccaccaccttgTACCCCAACACCTCCGCCACCGTGCACACCAACACCTGAGCCACCGtgcaccacaacaacaacaacgcctCCACCGTGTACACGAACAACTCCACCACCGTGTACGCCAACACCTCCCCCCTGTACCACAACTACAACGACTCCACAACCTTGTACAAGAACACCTCCGCCACCACCGTGTACAACAACACCCCCGTgtactacaacaacaacaacatgttccacaacaacaacaacaccctGTGAAACGGCTGCCACAACACCTGCCAGCCTGATCGAGAAGCTCATTCCCAAGCCTCTGTTAGATCTTTTCTCCGGCTCCACCAGCGTCTCCAGCGTCACCACAACTGGAGACGCCGAGTGCAGCGGAAGGGCTGACGGCAGCTACCTGCAGGACGAGAAGCACTGCCGCCGCTACTACGAGTGCCGCAGCGGACACCGAGTGCTGCACAAGTGCAGAGCCGGCCAGTGGTTCGACCTGGAGGAAGGCAAGTGCCGCCGTCGCAGCCTGGTGCTGAATTGTCCCGCCAAGCGCAACTGA
- the LOC117891196 gene encoding defensin has translation MKFIIFLAISLAVLCLVKSTPLPEEPIVEDVAKPLVQLMEQPVQAVSVHSRQKRATCDLLSKWNVKHTACAAHCLAKGYKGGHCNNKAVCVCRH, from the coding sequence ATGAAGTTCATCATTTTCCTTGCTATTTCCTTGGCTGTGTTGTGTCTGGTGAAGTCTACACCGCTGCCAGAGGAGCCCATCGTGGAGGATGTGGCCAAACCATTGGTTCAACTGATGGAGCAACCCGTCCAGGCTGTCTCCGTGCACAGTCGCCAGAAGCGAGCCACCTGCGATCTGCTTTCGAAGTGGAACGTAAAGCACACGGCCTGCGCCGCCCACTGCCTGGCAAAAGGCTACAAGGGTGGAcactgcaacaacaaagctGTTTGTGTCTGCCGTCATTAA
- the LOC117891198 gene encoding cytochrome c oxidase subunit 7C, mitochondrial: MLGRSSVIARNFSQSMVRFSGHGGVPGENLPFGLTNKYRITALFTIGCVLGFGSPFLIVRHQLLKK, translated from the exons ATGTTGGGCCGCAGCAGTGTCATTGCACGCAACTTCTCGCAATCCATGGTCCGCTTCAGCGGTCATGGTGGCGTTCCCGGAGAG AATCTGCCCTTCGGCCTGACAAACAAGTACAGGATCACCGCTCTGTTCACCATCGGCTGTGTTCTGGGCTTCGGCTCTCCCTTCCTGATCGTCAGACACCAACTGCTGAAGAAGTAA
- the LOC117891190 gene encoding mucin-2-like isoform X3: MNFSSLLLLALVAVVADSHSIAQPPADPQEPCSTTTLKPPCTPTPEPPCTTTTTTTPPPCTPTPPPPCTPTPEPPCTTTTTTTPPPCTPTPPPPPPCTPTPEPPCTTTTTTTPPPCTPTPPPPPPCTPTPPPPCTPTPEPPCTTTTTTPPPCTRTTPPPCTPTPPPCTTTTTTPQPCTRTPPPPPCTTTPPCTTTTTTCSTTTTTPCETAATTPASLIEKLIPKPLLDLFSGSTSVSSVTTTGDAECSGRADGSYLQDEKHCRRYYECRSGHRVLHKCRAGQWFDLEEGKCRRRSLVLNCPAKRN, translated from the exons atgaattttt CAAGCCTCCTTCTGCTGGCCCTTGTGGCAGTAGTCGCAGACTCGCACAGCATTGCTCAGCCGCCTGCAGACCCTCAGGAGCCgtgcagcaccaccaccctCAAGCCACCGTGTACACCAACACCAGAGCCACCATgtaccacaacaacaacaacgact ccaccaccatgtACCCCAACACCTCCGCCACCGTGCACACCAACACCTGAGCCACCATgtaccacaacaacaacaacgactcCACCTCCGTGTACTCCaacacctccaccaccacctccttGTACACCAACACCTGAGCCACCATgtaccacaacaacaacaacgactcCACCTCCGTGTACTCCaacacctccaccaccaccaccttgTACCCCAACACCTCCGCCACCGTGCACACCAACACCTGAGCCACCGtgcaccacaacaacaacaacgcctCCACCGTGTACACGAACAACTCCACCACCGTGTACGCCAACACCTCCCCCCTGTACCACAACTACAACGACTCCACAACCTTGTACAAGAACACCTCCGCCACCACCGTGTACAACAACACCCCCGTgtactacaacaacaacaacatgttccacaacaacaacaacaccctGTGAAACGGCTGCCACAACACCTGCCAGCCTGATCGAGAAGCTCATTCCCAAGCCTCTGTTAGATCTTTTCTCCGGCTCCACCAGCGTCTCCAGCGTCACCACAACTGGAGACGCCGAGTGCAGCGGAAGGGCTGACGGCAGCTACCTGCAGGACGAGAAGCACTGCCGCCGCTACTACGAGTGCCGCAGCGGACACCGAGTGCTGCACAAGTGCAGAGCCGGCCAGTGGTTCGACCTGGAGGAAGGCAAGTGCCGCCGTCGCAGCCTGGTGCTGAATTGTCCCGCCAAGCGCAACTGA
- the LOC117891190 gene encoding extensin-like isoform X1: MNFSSLLLLALVAVVADSHSIAQPPADPQEPCSTTTLKPPCTPTPEPPCTTTTTTTPPPCTPTPPPPCTPTPEPPCTTTTTTPPPCTPTPPPPPPPPPPCTPTPEPPCTTTTTTTPPPCTPTPPPPPPCTPTPPPPCTPTPEPPCTTTTTTTPPPCTPTPPPPPPCTPTPEPPCTTTTTTTPPPCTPTPPPPPPCTPTPPPPCTPTPEPPCTTTTTTPPPCTRTTPPPCTPTPPPCTTTTTTPQPCTRTPPPPPCTTTPPCTTTTTTCSTTTTTPCETAATTPASLIEKLIPKPLLDLFSGSTSVSSVTTTGDAECSGRADGSYLQDEKHCRRYYECRSGHRVLHKCRAGQWFDLEEGKCRRRSLVLNCPAKRN; the protein is encoded by the exons atgaattttt CAAGCCTCCTTCTGCTGGCCCTTGTGGCAGTAGTCGCAGACTCGCACAGCATTGCTCAGCCGCCTGCAGACCCTCAGGAGCCgtgcagcaccaccaccctCAAGCCACCGTGTACACCAACACCAGAGCCACCATgtaccacaacaacaacaacgact ccaccacctTGTACCCCAACACCTCCGCCACCGTGTACACCAACCCCAGAGCCACCATgtaccacaacaacaacgactcCACCTCCGTGTACTCCaacacctccaccaccacctccaccaccacctccttGTACACCAACACCTGAGCCACCATgtaccacaacaacaacaacgactcCACCTCCGTGTACTCCaacacctccaccaccaccaccatgtACCCCAACACCTCCGCCACCGTGCACACCAACACCTGAGCCACCATgtaccacaacaacaacaacgactcCACCTCCGTGTACTCCaacacctccaccaccacctccttGTACACCAACACCTGAGCCACCATgtaccacaacaacaacaacgactcCACCTCCGTGTACTCCaacacctccaccaccaccaccttgTACCCCAACACCTCCGCCACCGTGCACACCAACACCTGAGCCACCGtgcaccacaacaacaacaacgcctCCACCGTGTACACGAACAACTCCACCACCGTGTACGCCAACACCTCCCCCCTGTACCACAACTACAACGACTCCACAACCTTGTACAAGAACACCTCCGCCACCACCGTGTACAACAACACCCCCGTgtactacaacaacaacaacatgttccacaacaacaacaacaccctGTGAAACGGCTGCCACAACACCTGCCAGCCTGATCGAGAAGCTCATTCCCAAGCCTCTGTTAGATCTTTTCTCCGGCTCCACCAGCGTCTCCAGCGTCACCACAACTGGAGACGCCGAGTGCAGCGGAAGGGCTGACGGCAGCTACCTGCAGGACGAGAAGCACTGCCGCCGCTACTACGAGTGCCGCAGCGGACACCGAGTGCTGCACAAGTGCAGAGCCGGCCAGTGGTTCGACCTGGAGGAAGGCAAGTGCCGCCGTCGCAGCCTGGTGCTGAATTGTCCCGCCAAGCGCAACTGA
- the LOC117891191 gene encoding lactosylceramide 4-alpha-galactosyltransferase-like, producing the protein MLLRRFLLLFVTLIMIGLLIGSLALAYSYLWKNSYQEEESIRIDDVLLAEPRPTPGRSIFFHETSSFDDENKEDNVLKLNARQACAVESAALHNPNFQVFLLFAVRKDVGLDDDNNGRRTGIKQTLVDALLNYNNVHLRRLHVWRYAAGTPVEEWFNTGYLFCSRYLVVQMSDFLRFLTLFRYGGLYLDLDVVVLQNMEDMPPNYAGVESDLFVANGVMRFSHNGTGHDIARRCLRDFQLYFNGYEWGYNGPWVITRVAKEICGTNKIAKMLNNTNRCKGFKVYEQGAFFAVPGDQWRDFLEPDKLEQTMALTKSSYLVHVWNRNSKNTTIRVATPCAYLKLAEQNCPRVFHAAGEYF; encoded by the exons ATGCTGCTGCGAcggtttcttttgctgtttgtgaCACTGATTATGATTGGGTTACTTATTGGAAGCTTAGCCCTTGCCTACTCGTACCTTTGGAAAAATTCAtaccaggaggaggagagcatcCGTATAGACGATGTGCTACTGGCGGAGCCCAGGCCCACACCCGGACGGAGCATTTTCTTTCACGAGACCAGCAGCTTTGATGACGAAAATAAAGAGGATAATGTCCTGAAGCTAAACGCCCGTCAGGCATGCGCAGTCGAATCTGCAGCACTCCACAATCCCAATTTTCaagtgtttcttttgtttgccgtCCGTAAAGACGTCGGCCTTGATGATGACAACAACGGACGGAGAACTGGCATCAAGCAGACGCTAGTCGATGCCCTTTTAAACTATAACAATGTCCATTTGAGGCGTCTGCATGTCTGGAGATACGCAGCCGGCACACCCGTCGAAGAGTGGTTCAACACCGGGTACTTATTCTGCTCGCG ATATTTAGTCGTTCAGATGTCGGATTTCCTGCGTTTTTTAACCCTGTTTCGGTATGGCGGCCTGTATCTGGACTTGGATGTGGTTGTGCTGCAAAATATGGAGGATATGCCACCCAACTACGCAGGAGTCGAGTCCGATTTATTTGTGGCCAATGGCGTCATGAGATTTTCACACAATGGTACTGGTCATGACATTGCCCGGCGCTGTCTGCGCGACTTTCAGCTTTATTTCAATGGCTATGAATGGGGCTACAATGGTCCATGGGTGATAACACGAGTGGCCAAAGAGATTTGCGGCACTAACAAAATTGCAAAGATGCTAAATAATACCAATCGCTGCAAAGGCTTCAAGGTGTATGAACAAGGCGCCTTCTTCGCTGTACCCGGTGATCAGTGGCGTGACTTCCTAGAGCCCGACAAACTGGAGCAGACCATGGCGCTCACAAAATCGTCGTATCTGGTGCATGTGTGGAACCGTAACTCAAAAAACACAACGATCAGGGTTGCTACTCCCTGCGCTTATCTTAAATTGGCCGAACAAAATTGCCCGCGTGTCTTTCATGCGGCGGGAGAATACTTTTAG
- the LOC117891197 gene encoding cytochrome c oxidase subunit 7C, mitochondrial produces MWPTLRSSVRNICAPLSRSCHHGYSGGCPGVNLPWSKGMHNPMRFTLFWVIIGTVGFGAPWLVVRHQMLRNTGGPPPEPKSEEQHK; encoded by the exons atGTGGCCTACACTGCGTTCCTCGGTGCGCAATATATGCGCTCCGCTGAGTCGCTCTTGCCATCACGGCTACTCGGGAGGTTGTCCGGGTGTG AATTTGCCCTGGTCGAAGGGAATGCATAACCCGATGCGTTTCACGCTGTTCTGGGTTATTATTGGCACTGTGGGCTTTGGTGCTCCATGGTTGGTTGTGCGCCACCAGATGCTCCGTAACACAGGTGGACCACCACCAGAACC CAAATCAGAGGAGCAACACAAGTAG